The following nucleotide sequence is from Anaerolineae bacterium.
ACCGGGACGGCGAAATGCACAAGTTGCACAACCTGCTGTTTTCGCTGCTGCTGCTAGCGCCCCCGCTGCTGTTGATCTATCTTCAGCCTGATCTGGGCACAACGGTGATCATGGCCGTGGTCTGGTTGATCATGGCTTTAATGGCCGGCACGCACCTGTTCCATGTAGGCCTGTTGGCCGTTGGCGCGATTCTGGTCAGCCCCATTGTTTGGCTCACCCTGGCCGATTACCAGCGGGAGCGGGTAATGCTATTTTTAAACCCGCAAAGCAACCCCGCCGCTTACTACAATGTGGAACAAGCCCTGATCAGCATTGGCTCCGGCGGCGTTGTGGGCAAAGGTTTTGGCATTGGCACCCAAAACCAGCTCCACTTCTTGCGCGTGCGGCACACCGACTTTATCTTCTCGGTGATAGGCGAGGAACTGGGTTTGTTGGGCGGGTTGCTGCTTTTCATTTTAATTGTGGCCCTGGTTTGGCGCATTATGCGCGCCGCCGATTTGACCGGCGATAATTTTGGCCGGTTGATCTGTATTGGCGTGGCGGCCCTGATCTTCTTTCAATCTTTTGTTAATCTGGGCGTCAATATTGGCCTTTTGCCGGTAACGGGCACGCCCCTGCCTTTTATCAGTTACGGCGGCAGTTCTTTGATTGCCTTTTTAATTTCTATTGGCCTGGTGCAAAGCGTGCTCATGCGCCGCAAAACGCTTGATTTTGAACAGGTTTAACCCAAATACCGGGGACCTTCTATCAATGAGCATATCTGACAAAGTTCAATTCAGAACCTGGGGAATTATTATTTTGGCGTTGTGGGCATTAGTGCTGGCATTGTTGGCCCTGGCCAATATCTTGTTTTTATCTACCGTGGTCCAATTTTTTACCCGGGAGGATATGCCCAATTTAACCCAACTTTGGCTGGTGTTTATCCTGAACATTATCTTTTTGATTGGATTTTCCGGAAGCGCCTACGGCCTGCTGAAGCGACATAATTGGGGGCGGATTCTTTTTGTGGGGTTCATTATGGTTTGGTCGGGTTTTAATTTAATGGCCCTGTTCACCCCTTCATTCTCCGCTCAAGATTATAAAACCAGAGCCTACGTATTGAACGGCATTTACTACCTTGGCGGCCTGCTGTTGCCCCTGTGGTACTTAAACCTGCCCCGGGTCAAGGCGGATTTTCAAGGTTTATCAGAAAATTCTACAACCGAGGATTGAATCAACAATGACCACCCCCACTAAAGCGGTGCGGGTCCGCTATGCGCCCAGTCCAACGGGCGATTTTCATGTTGGCGGCGCGCGGACCGCCCTTTTTGACTATCTTTTTGCCCGGCAGCATGGGGGCAAATTTATTTTACGCATTGAGGATACAGACCAAAAGCGTTACCAGCCCGCAGCCTTGACCCGCCTTTTAGAAGGCTTACGTTACCTGAAGCTTGATTGGGATGAAGGCCCGGAAGTAGGAGGCGATTATGGCCCCTATATCCAAACTCAGCGCCTGGACCTCTACCAAAAATATTGCCGCCAACTTCTTGACACCGGCCACGCCTACCGCTGTTTTTGCCCGCCCCAACGCTTAACGGCGCTACGCCAAGAGCGTCAAAATAAAAAACTGCCCGGCAGCTACGACCGTTATTGCCGCAACATTTCTTCAGACGAGGCCGCTGAACGGGCCGCCCGGGGCGAATCTCACACCGTCAGGCTAAAATTACCCCTTGACGGCGAAATAACCGTACACGACGTGATCCGGGGCGATATTACGTTTCAATATGCCCAACTGGAAGACGCCATTCTGATGAAGTCGGACGGTATTCCTACTTATCACCTGGCGGTGGTGGTTGATGACTATTTAATGGAAATCAGCCACGTTTTTCGCGGCGACGAGTGGCTGAACAGTTTGCCCCTGCATATTTATCTATACCACGCTTTTGGCTGGGAGCCGCCGGTGATGGCCCACCTGCCCCTCATTCTCAATCCCACCGGCCAGGGCAAAATGAGCAAACGTGAAGGCCGGGCGCCGGATGGCACGGTGCTGCCGGTATTTGTTCGTACTTTTAAAGAGTTAGGCTACTTGCCGGAAGCTATGGTCAATTACCTGGCCCTGTTGGGTTGGAGTTACGACGACAAAACCGAAATCATGACCCGGCAGGAACTCATTGAACGATTCAGCCTGGAGCGGGTCAATGCCTCGCCGGCCACTTGGAATTACCAAAAGCTGAACCACCTTAACGGCCACTACATCCGGCAGCTTTCAGTAGAGGA
It contains:
- the rodA gene encoding rod shape-determining protein RodA translates to MDRRIWRQFDPVLVGLVALLILYGVIMIFSANQNQEDLKDLWRVQLTRAAIGLVLMVMVAAVDYRYYAAVYKFLYVVMLVLLAILFIAAELTAGTLRWLDFRLFPVQPSEIAKIIVIITTAKILADRDGEMHKLHNLLFSLLLLAPPLLLIYLQPDLGTTVIMAVVWLIMALMAGTHLFHVGLLAVGAILVSPIVWLTLADYQRERVMLFLNPQSNPAAYYNVEQALISIGSGGVVGKGFGIGTQNQLHFLRVRHTDFIFSVIGEELGLLGGLLLFILIVALVWRIMRAADLTGDNFGRLICIGVAALIFFQSFVNLGVNIGLLPVTGTPLPFISYGGSSLIAFLISIGLVQSVLMRRKTLDFEQV
- a CDS encoding glutamate--tRNA ligase, with product MTTPTKAVRVRYAPSPTGDFHVGGARTALFDYLFARQHGGKFILRIEDTDQKRYQPAALTRLLEGLRYLKLDWDEGPEVGGDYGPYIQTQRLDLYQKYCRQLLDTGHAYRCFCPPQRLTALRQERQNKKLPGSYDRYCRNISSDEAAERAARGESHTVRLKLPLDGEITVHDVIRGDITFQYAQLEDAILMKSDGIPTYHLAVVVDDYLMEISHVFRGDEWLNSLPLHIYLYHAFGWEPPVMAHLPLILNPTGQGKMSKREGRAPDGTVLPVFVRTFKELGYLPEAMVNYLALLGWSYDDKTEIMTRQELIERFSLERVNASPATWNYQKLNHLNGHYIRQLSVEDLTDRLLPYLSNAGLAMSREKLRQITPLIQERLETLGEAAAKFSFFFVDELPDYDRAELIPKKGDAAMALLVLQRAAQTLAAVDFSHEALETALRANADALGLKAGQMFQPVRVAVCGQKAAPPLFETLAVLGQEICLKRIKKAIEKLQ